GTCTTTCGCGTCGTAGAGGGCGATGTCGGCGTGGTCGATCAAATCATCCACCTCCCGCACATCATCGGGATAGGAGGCGACACCCACGCTGATTGTGATCGGGTTGATTTTTTCCTGAACAAGATGACGCAATTTTTCCGCCACGGCAATTGCTCCGCGTTTGTCTGTGTCGGGAAGTAAAATAATAAATTCTTCGCCGCCAAAACGCGCCACCGTATCTACTTCGCGTAAGTTAACGTTGAGAAGTTCGCCTAATTTTTTCAAAATGATATCTCCCTCGGGATGCCCGTGCGTGTCGTTATAACGTTTGAAATAATCCACGTCGATCATTAAAAGAGACAAGTCCCGTTTGAAACGCGCCGCTCTTTTCCATTCCAACTGTACAACCTGTCCGAAATGCCTGCGGTTAAAAACACCGGTCAGTTCATCGGTCACGGAAAGTTCGCGAGTCTGCGTATAGAGACGGGCGTTGGCAATCGACAGCGCAATCTGATTTGTCACAAGGGTCAGCATTTTTACGTCCGCGCCACTGAAAGCATGCGTGCGCGTGCGACCAAAATTGGCAACCCCCAGCGTTTCTCCTTTGTATTTTAAAGGAATAGACAAAATGGATCCTATCAAAGCGGCATTTCTTTTTGTAAATCTCATTGAAGTGGTGACATCACCCACATAAATTGTTTTTCCGGAGTGCATCACTTCGCCCGCAACCCCTTCCTTGTTTTTCAACGTGAGTTCCATCACGTGCTTCATGTCGGCAAAACCAAACGCCGCCCTGATCCTCAGGAGATGATGTTTTTCATCCCACGTCATCAGGGAAAAATTTTCGATGCGAAGTTGTTGTTTTAAAACATGGGTGACGACTTGATAAAGTTGATCCAGATCGATGGTTTGATTAATTCCTTGTCCAATTTCGTAAAGAGAGGAAAGGTCCTTCACCAGATTTTCCAAAAGACGGTTTGTCTTTTCAATGAGCCGCCCTTTTTCTTCGAGTCTTTTTTTATATTTCAATTCTTCCTGCGTGATGATGAGCGATTGTTCCACTTCAATTTTTCTGGCTTGCAGATCGGTGAGTCTGGCCAGCATCCGGTTGAAACTGTGAGCCAAATGTCCCAACTCATCTTCATTATCCACCGGCGCACGAATCAGAAAATCTCCCTCACCGGCCTCGGCCATAGTCTGTGTGAGTTTTACCAGAGGGCGATCGAGAAAATAATAAGTGGCGATTGTGGCAACACTCACGGAAATAAGCAGTTCAATGGCCCAAAAAACAAACCAAAGTTTGACACCCATCACGGGCGTTCTCAAGTTAAGATTAAAATGAAGCGCCACCGCCGTAAGCAAAAGCAGTGTGATGCAATAACTCACGCCCGCGACAAAAAGGACTTTGATCGGAATGGAAAGTCGGTGCCTCATGTTAATTGGCCCCTATTTTTATCAATAGAACGCTCCCGGGACGTGCCATGGTTCTAACTTTTTCACGCTCTTCGCCCGCCATCTTCACAAAACCCAATTCTGTAAGACGGCGAAAAAGCAGGTAATGGGCCGTGGCGGCAAGATTAACGCTCTCCCCACCGTCTTCATACGTGGCATTTATCTCATCCGCAAACCCTTCAAAAGTCAGTCTTCCGTTAAGAACATTGTTGATGCCCATACCCGAAAGATCCGCTCTATGGCGTGCCAACAAAATTGTAGCCACATTCTCCAACCAAGCGCTTCTCTCCTCAGGAGCCGCCTGTTCCATACGATCCCCCTCATGGTTAATGAGGGCGTCGGCTAGAAGATCATAATATCTTTTAACACCCGTAAAATGAAAGTCTACCAAACGAAGTATGGCAACTTTTTGAATCTCGTCATCCAGTCCGTTTATGCCTTCAAGCAACAGTCTCGCCATTTGGGAATGTGTGCGACCCAAATCCTTAGAAACCGCCATTATTTGTCTCAATGTACCCCCACGGTAGTACGTGTGAAAAACGGACATGTATAGAAGAATTGCCCGTTGGAGATTTTCCATCCCTCCTTTTTTTTCAAAAGTGCGGCACGTTCCAGTCGCTGGTTTGGCGTTTCACTTTGCGAAAGGGCAATGGTGGAGAATGGAATAATCCGCGGACCTTTATAACCCTCCACAACCGGCGGGCTCCAAAGCACCGGCTTACACGGCATTGTTCTCTGTGTCCCCTGTTCA
The Deltaproteobacteria bacterium DNA segment above includes these coding regions:
- a CDS encoding diguanylate cyclase, translating into MRHRLSIPIKVLFVAGVSYCITLLLLTAVALHFNLNLRTPVMGVKLWFVFWAIELLISVSVATIATYYFLDRPLVKLTQTMAEAGEGDFLIRAPVDNEDELGHLAHSFNRMLARLTDLQARKIEVEQSLIITQEELKYKKRLEEKGRLIEKTNRLLENLVKDLSSLYEIGQGINQTIDLDQLYQVVTHVLKQQLRIENFSLMTWDEKHHLLRIRAAFGFADMKHVMELTLKNKEGVAGEVMHSGKTIYVGDVTTSMRFTKRNAALIGSILSIPLKYKGETLGVANFGRTRTHAFSGADVKMLTLVTNQIALSIANARLYTQTRELSVTDELTGVFNRRHFGQVVQLEWKRAARFKRDLSLLMIDVDYFKRYNDTHGHPEGDIILKKLGELLNVNLREVDTVARFGGEEFIILLPDTDKRGAIAVAEKLRHLVQEKINPITISVGVASYPDDVREVDDLIDHADIALYDAKDKGRNQVHTYMSFKESPAMPTAGEEKKEPSSKTRLVH